One Candidatus Ornithobacterium hominis genomic region harbors:
- a CDS encoding TrmH family RNA methyltransferase → MLHQLNHEEIRIKEKEFEIILVLCNIEKTQNVGMILRSAVISGVAEVYTMGENNYPTHKLKKISRNAENFLSLKKNSIECLEENFPREKFTWAALEYTDESLAIENFKALKNILLFVGNEKRGIPEEILNKTDVHLHLEMYGNISSYNVAVATSIALYQLRL, encoded by the coding sequence ATGTTGCATCAATTGAATCATGAAGAAATTAGAATTAAAGAAAAAGAGTTTGAAATTATTCTCGTGCTGTGTAATATCGAGAAAACACAAAATGTAGGCATGATATTGCGTTCAGCTGTAATTAGTGGAGTGGCTGAGGTTTATACAATGGGAGAGAACAATTACCCGACTCATAAATTGAAGAAAATTAGTAGAAATGCAGAAAATTTTCTAAGCCTTAAAAAAAATAGTATAGAATGTTTAGAAGAAAATTTTCCACGAGAAAAATTTACATGGGCTGCGTTAGAATACACTGATGAGAGTTTAGCGATAGAAAATTTTAAAGCCTTAAAAAATATTTTGCTATTTGTAGGAAATGAAAAGCGTGGAATACCTGAGGAGATATTAAATAAAACTGATGTTCACCTGCACTTGGAAATGTATGGGAACATCAGTAGTTACAATGTAGCAGTAGCAACTTCTATTGCACTGTATCAATTAAGATTATGA
- a CDS encoding S9 family peptidase: MTAQEWPAVNPPDAEKKNHLRDIHGEQVNDPYYWMNAYFKKTADSTQIIQYLEEENRYVDQMMADTRNFQQVLFDEMKSRIKEKDESVPVFKNGYYYYSRTEDGEQYFKYCRKKGSLDAPEEILLDVDEMAKGKAYFSVRGFSISPDNHWLAYGVDEVSRRQYQIYFKDLKTGKVYSDGISNTTGSTVWANDNQTVFYTKNNETTLLTENIMRHRLGEDASKDIVVYHEEDNTNYIGVYKSKNNQYIFIHSSATTSSEERYLDANAPMDEFKVFQPRIKNVLYSVVPLEDRFLVLTNQNALNFKLMETPLHATRQENWKAIIPHREDVLIESVDEFKNYLVITERFNGLMRLVIKNRQTGQEKLLSFDEPTYSVYTTGNAEYFTEELRFAYNSMVTPASIFEQNMRTGKRKLLKQQEVLGDFDKNNYVSEYLYATAKDGTKIPISLVYKKGLEKNGKNPLLLYGYGSYGASMEATFSSSRLALLNRGFAFAIAHIRGGEEMGREWYEDGKMMKKINTFTDFIDAGKFLIQEKFTSPQHLYAQGGSAGGLLMGAVINMKPNMWNGIIAQVPFVDVVNTMLDESIPLTTNEYDEWGNPNEKVAYDYMKSYSPYENIENKSYPNLLVTTGLHDSQVQYFEPAKWVAKLRDHQQGKNVILFKTEMDYGHGGASGRFDYLKDLALEYAFLFKLEGIKK; this comes from the coding sequence ATGACAGCACAAGAATGGCCTGCGGTCAATCCGCCTGATGCAGAAAAGAAAAACCATCTGCGAGATATCCACGGTGAACAAGTCAACGACCCTTACTATTGGATGAATGCTTACTTCAAAAAAACAGCAGATAGCACACAAATCATTCAATATTTGGAAGAGGAAAATCGATACGTAGATCAAATGATGGCAGATACTCGAAATTTTCAACAAGTGCTTTTTGATGAAATGAAATCTCGCATCAAAGAGAAAGACGAAAGTGTGCCTGTTTTCAAAAACGGCTATTATTACTATTCTCGCACCGAAGATGGTGAGCAATATTTCAAATATTGTAGAAAAAAAGGTAGTCTTGATGCGCCAGAAGAAATTCTGCTCGACGTAGATGAAATGGCCAAAGGTAAAGCTTACTTTAGCGTGCGTGGTTTTTCTATTAGCCCTGATAATCATTGGCTTGCCTATGGTGTAGATGAAGTTTCTCGTCGCCAATATCAAATTTACTTCAAAGATTTAAAAACTGGAAAAGTTTACAGTGATGGCATTAGCAACACGACTGGTTCTACCGTTTGGGCGAATGATAATCAAACCGTTTTTTACACTAAAAATAATGAAACGACATTGTTGACCGAGAACATTATGCGCCATCGTTTGGGTGAAGATGCGTCCAAAGATATTGTCGTTTACCACGAAGAAGATAATACCAATTACATCGGTGTTTATAAATCAAAGAACAATCAATATATTTTCATTCACTCATCAGCTACCACTTCTTCAGAAGAGAGATATTTAGATGCTAATGCACCGATGGATGAATTTAAAGTTTTTCAGCCTCGAATCAAAAATGTACTCTATAGCGTTGTACCTTTAGAAGATCGTTTTTTGGTATTAACTAATCAAAATGCCTTGAATTTCAAGCTCATGGAAACACCACTCCATGCCACCCGACAAGAAAATTGGAAAGCAATTATTCCGCATCGTGAAGACGTTTTGATAGAAAGTGTTGATGAGTTCAAAAATTATTTAGTCATCACAGAACGTTTTAATGGTTTAATGCGTTTGGTCATCAAAAATCGCCAAACTGGGCAAGAGAAACTTTTATCTTTTGACGAGCCTACTTATTCAGTTTACACCACAGGCAACGCTGAGTATTTTACTGAAGAACTCCGTTTTGCCTACAATTCAATGGTAACTCCTGCCTCTATTTTTGAACAAAATATGCGTACAGGCAAGAGAAAATTACTGAAACAGCAAGAAGTCTTGGGTGATTTTGATAAAAATAATTACGTTTCAGAATATTTGTACGCTACCGCTAAAGACGGCACCAAAATCCCTATTTCTTTGGTCTACAAAAAAGGTTTAGAAAAAAATGGAAAAAATCCACTTTTACTTTACGGCTATGGCAGCTACGGAGCATCAATGGAGGCAACTTTCAGTTCTAGCCGATTAGCATTGCTCAACCGTGGCTTCGCCTTCGCCATTGCACATATTCGTGGGGGCGAAGAAATGGGAAGAGAATGGTACGAAGACGGGAAAATGATGAAGAAAATAAACACTTTTACTGATTTCATCGATGCTGGTAAATTTTTAATTCAAGAAAAATTTACCTCCCCTCAGCATTTGTATGCACAGGGCGGTAGTGCTGGCGGATTGCTGATGGGGGCGGTCATCAATATGAAACCCAATATGTGGAACGGGATAATTGCTCAAGTTCCGTTTGTAGATGTGGTCAACACGATGCTAGACGAGAGCATCCCTCTCACAACCAATGAATATGACGAGTGGGGAAATCCCAATGAAAAAGTAGCTTATGACTACATGAAATCTTATTCGCCTTATGAAAATATAGAAAACAAATCTTACCCTAATTTATTAGTAACGACTGGTTTACACGACAGCCAAGTACAGTATTTTGAGCCAGCAAAATGGGTAGCCAAATTGCGTGACCACCAGCAGGGCAAGAACGTTATCCTCTTCAAAACAGAGATGGATTATGGCCATGGCGGTGCTTCTGGTCGGTTTGATTACCTGAAAGATTTAGCCTTAGAGTATGCTTTCTTATTCAAGCTAGAAGGAATTAAAAAATAA
- the hisE gene encoding phosphoribosyl-ATP diphosphatase has translation MSKKFPFLKKLEHQMEEAKLNDSEYKRIRKKYRSGAAQIAKKMGEEAVEMVIASGEESDEDFLEESADVLYYYLLALHNRGFSLRDVLLILKNRHKDA, from the coding sequence ATGTCAAAAAAATTTCCGTTTCTTAAAAAATTGGAACACCAAATGGAAGAAGCCAAGCTCAATGATTCTGAGTATAAACGGATTAGAAAAAAATACCGCTCTGGAGCTGCTCAAATTGCAAAAAAAATGGGTGAAGAAGCGGTAGAAATGGTCATCGCTTCTGGCGAAGAATCTGATGAGGATTTTTTGGAAGAATCTGCCGATGTATTATATTACTACTTACTGGCATTGCACAATAGAGGCTTTTCTCTACGTGATGTTTTATTAATTTTAAAAAATCGACATAAAGATGCTTAG
- the truB gene encoding tRNA pseudouridine(55) synthase TruB → MAFSLDELREGQVFIIDKPLDWTSFDVVKKIRYNIRKTHQLKKFKVGHAGTLDPKATGVLVICVGKFTKRITEFQSQTKTYRAKLKLGATTESYDTEQPEDQTFPIKHITLEKISKALKNFEGKITQIPPAHSAIKVNGTRVYKLARAGEEVEIPPRKVHIHRIEILHFEMPFLEIEVVCEKGTYIRTLAHDIGLALDSGAYLTQLCRTQSGEFNLEKSDNAPLDLDFFKP, encoded by the coding sequence ATGGCATTCAGTTTAGACGAATTGAGAGAAGGGCAGGTTTTCATTATCGATAAACCCTTGGATTGGACGAGTTTTGATGTTGTGAAGAAAATCAGGTACAACATCCGTAAGACTCATCAATTAAAGAAATTTAAAGTAGGGCACGCTGGCACGCTTGATCCTAAAGCCACGGGGGTTTTAGTTATTTGCGTAGGTAAATTCACAAAACGCATCACCGAATTTCAGTCGCAGACTAAAACCTACCGAGCAAAACTCAAGCTCGGTGCCACTACTGAAAGTTATGATACCGAGCAACCTGAAGATCAAACATTCCCAATCAAACATATTACGTTAGAAAAAATTTCTAAAGCTTTAAAAAATTTTGAAGGAAAAATTACTCAAATTCCACCAGCGCACTCAGCCATAAAAGTTAATGGCACACGAGTTTACAAATTGGCAAGAGCAGGAGAGGAGGTAGAAATTCCTCCACGGAAAGTCCATATTCACCGCATCGAAATTCTCCATTTTGAAATGCCTTTTCTAGAAATTGAAGTCGTGTGCGAGAAGGGAACTTACATTCGTACATTAGCTCATGACATTGGTTTGGCGCTAGATTCAGGAGCTTATTTGACGCAACTTTGCCGAACACAATCAGGCGAGTTTAATTTAGAAAAATCAGATAATGCACCGCTGGATCTAGATTTTTTCAAGCCTTAA
- a CDS encoding undecaprenyl-diphosphate phosphatase — translation MNYLEAIIISIIEGLTEYLPVSSTAHMIFTSSIFGIQEDEFVKMFQVSIQFGAILAVVFLYWKKFFDFSKLNFYIKLATAVLPALVFGYLFDDLIEEIMGDPVPIAIVLILGGIVLLFIDQFFNTPTTFRESEISIKQAVTIGFWQCLAMMPGTSRSAASIIGGMQQKLNRETAAEFSFFLAVPTMLAVTVYSIFVKKWGEGTAIVKGYEMIFADQQHMILFLMGNIIAFIVSIFAIKFFIEMIKKYGFRIWGWYRIIVGIILLIYFTQFQ, via the coding sequence ATGAATTATTTAGAAGCAATCATCATTTCTATTATCGAAGGTTTAACGGAATATTTGCCTGTTTCATCCACGGCACATATGATTTTCACCAGTTCCATTTTTGGAATTCAAGAAGATGAATTTGTGAAAATGTTCCAAGTCAGCATTCAATTTGGAGCCATTCTAGCTGTTGTTTTTCTTTATTGGAAGAAGTTTTTTGATTTCTCTAAATTAAACTTTTACATCAAGTTAGCCACGGCCGTTCTCCCAGCTTTGGTTTTTGGTTATTTATTTGATGATTTAATCGAGGAAATTATGGGAGATCCTGTGCCGATTGCCATAGTTTTAATTTTGGGTGGAATAGTTTTACTTTTTATTGACCAGTTTTTTAACACCCCAACGACTTTCCGTGAGTCAGAGATCAGCATCAAACAAGCCGTCACCATTGGCTTTTGGCAATGTTTAGCCATGATGCCAGGCACGAGTCGGTCAGCGGCATCCATCATTGGAGGTATGCAGCAAAAACTAAATCGAGAGACCGCAGCAGAATTTTCTTTTTTTTTAGCCGTCCCGACGATGTTGGCAGTGACAGTATATTCAATTTTTGTGAAAAAATGGGGTGAAGGTACAGCAATAGTGAAAGGTTATGAGATGATATTCGCAGACCAACAGCACATGATTTTATTTCTAATGGGGAATATAATAGCCTTCATTGTATCCATATTTGCCATTAAATTTTTCATTGAGATGATAAAAAAATACGGTTTTAGAATCTGGGGCTGGTATCGTATCATTGTTGGGATAATATTATTGATTTATTTCACACAATTTCAATAA
- a CDS encoding DUF3098 domain-containing protein — MMKPKTPLPSEFLFRKQNYVLMLVGLCVIALGFFLMTGHDANTRPDGTFDPNYWNEDIFSWRRIRLAPFLVLLGFVIEIAAILYPFDGLLKRKQNQ, encoded by the coding sequence ATGATGAAACCAAAAACACCTTTACCTAGCGAATTTTTATTTCGTAAACAAAATTATGTTTTAATGTTGGTAGGTCTCTGTGTCATTGCTTTAGGCTTTTTTTTGATGACAGGACACGATGCCAATACTCGCCCTGATGGTACTTTTGACCCTAACTATTGGAACGAAGATATATTTTCTTGGCGAAGAATTCGCTTAGCACCTTTCCTAGTTTTATTAGGATTTGTGATAGAAATTGCAGCCATTCTTTATCCCTTTGATGGATTGTTGAAAAGAAAACAAAATCAATGA
- a CDS encoding cell division protein FtsX — protein sequence MSRASDRMYQSRLRSSNITVVVSIALVLFLLGLFGLIVVNSNDYAEHLKNQFEIEAYFKEAKDQRDIDKEKETHQAFVDSLRQRAFIKSVKYVNKQEALSIAKNQLGLKKEDVDLFEEGLFPPSVLMTIKPQYVDSAQVDSITKIISDYEIIDSVNDTSSLAGIYQRIDNIIYWLVGLAAVFLIISIILINNSLRLKIFAKRFTIKTMQLVGAKRRFIIAPFVMQSFLLGLLGAILALLALGILWYYAAPKLHLSTWHNDFIWIIIGILAVGILIAVVSTFLASWRYLKLRTDQLYYS from the coding sequence ATGTCAAGAGCAAGTGATCGAATGTATCAAAGCCGCCTGCGGTCTTCCAATATCACCGTGGTAGTAAGTATTGCATTGGTTTTGTTTTTATTGGGTTTATTTGGACTTATTGTAGTTAATTCAAATGACTATGCCGAACACCTCAAAAATCAATTTGAAATCGAAGCTTATTTCAAAGAAGCTAAAGACCAAAGAGATATAGACAAAGAAAAAGAAACACATCAAGCTTTTGTAGATTCTCTGAGACAAAGAGCCTTTATCAAATCAGTAAAATATGTGAATAAACAAGAGGCTTTGTCGATTGCTAAAAATCAATTGGGGCTCAAAAAAGAAGATGTAGATTTATTCGAAGAAGGGCTCTTTCCGCCCAGTGTTTTAATGACTATTAAACCCCAGTATGTAGACAGTGCCCAAGTTGATAGCATTACAAAAATAATTTCTGATTATGAGATAATTGATAGTGTAAATGATACCTCTAGCTTAGCAGGAATTTATCAACGGATAGACAATATTATTTACTGGTTAGTGGGCTTGGCAGCTGTATTTTTAATTATTTCTATTATTTTGATTAATAATTCTTTAAGGCTTAAAATATTTGCAAAAAGATTCACAATCAAAACCATGCAACTGGTAGGAGCCAAACGTCGATTTATCATAGCACCTTTTGTTATGCAAAGCTTTTTATTAGGACTTTTGGGTGCTATACTAGCACTTTTAGCCTTAGGTATACTTTGGTATTATGCAGCACCAAAGCTGCATTTATCCACTTGGCATAATGACTTCATTTGGATTATCATTGGGATTTTAGCTGTAGGGATTTTGATTGCCGTAGTCAGTACATTCTTAGCCTCTTGGCGATATTTGAAATTGAGAACAGATCAACTTTATTACTCATGA